The nucleotide sequence TCATGAACATGTAGTAGGTGGTGTTGCCGGTGTAGTCGGGTGAGGTTGGCAGCTGGACGGCGTTACTGACGTCGAGATTCGGATACAGCTCGTGTTGGCCGAGGCTCATCAAGGTGTTGAGGTCGGACAGGATGTTGAGCGGGTATCGAGGGAAATCACTGGTGGGGTCGTATTGGGTGGCGTAGATGGTGGTCGGGTAAGGGGTGTCCGGCGGGGTCGGCGAGGTAAACGTCAAGTCCACGAAGGGGATATGCATTCCGGGGAAGCGGGTGAAGATCCCTCCGTTGGGGGTGGCTGGATTGCCGGCCAGCACGAAGGACAGGTCACTGGGGTCCGGTCGCATGCCGACGGGCAGGGCCATCAGGCGCTGCATTTCCTGGGTGGCCACCACCGCGCTTTGTGAGAATCCGAAATTGATGACGTGCTGGCCCCCGTTGATCTGCACGCTGAGTGCGTTGTTCAGATCGATGACGCCTTCGGCGACCGACTGATTGAGCGTCAGGCCCGAGGTGAGCGGCCAGAACTGTGCGGGATAAGACAGGCCCACCGAGGTCGCGCCGGGGAAGAAGGGCTGGATGAATGCGTTGTTGATGGTCGTCACGTACAAGGGGAACGGTTGCGGGTCGAAGGTTCCGCCCATGATCAACGCGAATTCGGGGGTCAGCGACGGCTCGTTTGGTTGTGGATTCGGTCCGGTGGCGATGTTGGAGCCGATATAGGTGTAAGCCGGGTCCCACAGCTGTATGAACGGCTCGCTGAATTCGCCCACCGCGTTCGTCAGTGCCTCGGCGTTGTCGACCTCCGCCTGGGCGTATATGCCCCCGGCATTGGCCAGCAGTTCGGTGAATTCGTCGTGAAACGCACTGGCCTGGGTCAGGACCGCCTGGGCCGACAGCCCGTAGCCGCCGAATAACTTCGAGACGACGGTGGACACTTCGTCGGCAGCCGCCGCCAAAAGGTTGGTCGTCGGGCCGGCGGCGGCCGAGCTGGCGTCGGTGAGCGCCGATCCGATGCCGCCGATGTCCGCGGCCGCCGTGCTCAAGAATTCAGGGATGGTTCGCACATACGACATATCGCCGCCTTCCCCGCAATCCGGGCGCTTCACCGTCGTTCAGAGACGACACTCAACCCGGTCATCACGCAACCTGAGTTCTAATGCGAGCGTAGAACGGTTCTAGTCGACAGTTGGGGCGATTTAAAAAAGCTTTTACGCCAATGGCACATTGCGCGCTTGTTGTCGGTGCGGCTGGAATGCGCGGCCGCCTCACACCGCGGAGGGAATCAATCCCAGGACGGAATCCATCCCAGGTCGCGAGCCGCCGTTCCCAGGGCGCCGGTCAGCAGCGATAGTCCGGTCACGCTCGGCTGGCCCAGATAAACGTTCAGCCCGGGCGACAACGACGCCACGTAGGGGTAGGTGTCGGGCAGGTAGGACTGCGGCAACCATCCCTCATCCACCATGAATGCCTGCACCCCCTGCACGGCACCCTTGCCCAGGTAATAGCTCACCGCGAGCGGGTTGGGCAGCGAGAACAGTGAGGCGGGGGTGGGGATGTCCGCATAGTTCTGTCCCGGTCCGTAATCGCTGTAGCCCAAGTCCACGATCACCCGCAGCGAGGGCTGGATCAGATCGGCGATGGGTGTTCCCACGTACGGGATCTGACGAAGCGGGTCGGTAAGCGGTAGATGCTGGGCCAGGACCATGTAGTACTCGGTATTGCCGGTGTAGCCGGGCGAGGTCGGCAGCTGCACCGCGTTGGCAACGGTGGGCCCGGAGTCTATGGCGTTCGGGTCCGATGTCAGGCCCGCGTAGTAGTGCTCGTCATAAAGGAAGCCCATTATCGCGTTCACGTCCGACACCACATTGAGCGGGTAGCGCGGGAAGTTGGCTATGCCGTCGTATTGGGCGGTGTAAATGGCGGTGGGATAGGGCGAATCCGGCGGGGTCGCGCCATTGAACAACACATCCACAATCGGGAGGTAAAGACCGTTGAAGCGTTCGAGGACGCCGCCGTCGGGGTTGTTCGGATTGCCGGTCAGCACAAACGACAACTGGCTGGGACCGGGCGGATTCAGCTGGCTCATGAAAGCGCGTATTTGGTTGGTGGCAATCGTGGCGCTTTGCGAGTAGCCGAAGACGACGGCGGTATTTGCCGGGTCGCTGAGTTGGGCACTGAGCGCATCTCGCAATATGGCCACACCCTGGGCGACGGATTGACCGAACGTCAGGCTGCCCAGATTGCTGGTAAATGGCCAGAGTTGCTCCGGCGTGAAGAGGACCTGTGTGCTGAACCCCGGGAAATGGGGATCGATGAAGAGATCTTGGACCGCCGTCACATACGTCGCGTCGGGCCAGGGTATTGCGGTGCCGCCCATGACGAACGCGACGTGGGTGCCCGCGGCCAGTGGGGCCGTCTCCGAAGTCCCCGCGGCGGTGCCGAAGGCCCCGCCCAGCAACGTCTGGGCTTGCGTGTTGAGCGCACCAAGCGCGTTGGAAGCTTCGGTGATCGCGTAGCTATCCCCCGCGGTCGCCAGCAACCGGGTGAACTCCGTTTGGAAAGCGCCGGCTTGCGCGACGACGGACTGGTATTCCTGGCCGAACATGCCGAACAGTTTTGCGATGGCTCCCGAAACCTCGTCCGCGGCCGCGGCCGCCACACCGGTGGTCGGACCCGCAATGGCGGCGCTGGCCGCCTTGATCGCCGACCCGATCCCGTCTAGGTCGGTTGCCGCGGTCGTCAACATCTCGGGCGCCGTGATCACATACGACATATCCGCGCCCTTTCTAGACCGGGGCCGCTCGGCTGGGCCGGGACAAACCCGGAACCGGCGGAGCTGAGGTACGCAACCGACAGTAGAGCGAATCCGCGGGCCAGCGCGGCATTTTCCGCAAGCTATTGCTAGTGCCACTCATGGACGCCACTCATGGAAAGACAGGTGGCGGAATCAGATGAAATATGTCTCCGAGGCCACCGCTGAGCAGCGATAGCAGCGTCACGCTCGGCTGGCCGAGGTAGAAATTCAGGCCCGGGTTGAGCGAGGGCACCCATGGGTAGGTGTCGGGGAAGGACTCCGGTCCCAACAATCCGGCTTCGACCCCGATTTCCACCGCGGCACCGTAGGGCGCTTGTAGGCTCCCCTTGAGCAGGTAGTAGCTGACGGCGAAGGGGTTGGGCACCGACAACAGTCCGGCCGGGGTGGGCACATCCGCGTAGCTCAGGCCCGGTCCGTAATCGGAGTAGCCCAAGTCGACGAGCACCCGAAGTTGGGGCTGGATCAGATCGGCGAGCGGTGGTCCGGCATAGGGGATGTCGCGAATCGGCTGGACCAGCGGCAGGTCCTGGGTCAGGTACATGTAGTAATCGGTGTTGCCGGTGTAACCCGGAGACGTCGGCAACTGGATCGCTTGTCCCGACATCAGATCCGGGTAATTCCCGTGCACGTAGAAGTACCCCATGATGGCGTTGATGTCCGACAGGATGTTCAGCGGGTACTGCGGAGCGTGCGCGATCCCGTCGTATTGCGCCGTGAAGATCGAGGTCGGGTAGGGGTTGGCCGCCGGGGTCGCACCGTTGAACGACACGTCCAGGAACGGGATGTAGAAGCCCGGGAAGCGGGCCAGCAGGCCGCCGTCGGGATTGTTGGGGGCGCCGACCATGATGAACGACAGGTCGCCGGGGTCGGGGGCACCGGTCCCCATCGCCATCAGCGCCAGGATTTCGTTGTTGACGATGGTGGCGCTCTGCGAGTAGCCGAACGCGACGACCTTGTTGCCCAGAGCCAGCTGCGTGTTGATGGCATCGTTCAGCAGCGTCACGCCTTGCGCGACGGACTGGTTGAACGTCAAGTTGCCCAGCCCGGGAGTCACCGGCCAGAACTGTTCGGGAGTAAACAACGCTTGTGGGATGGCTCCGGAGAACAGCGGCTGGATGTAGTTGTTGTTGATGTCCGAAACGTAGCCGGGCCCGGGCAGTGGGACGCTGGTGCCGCCCATGATCAGCGCGACTACCGGATCGGCCATCAGGGTCGAACTGACCGCGGTGAGGGCACCGGCGCTGCCCGCGCCTCCGGTGCCGATCGCCGCCGGCCCCAACAGCGACTGGATCGGTGTGGTGATGGCGGTGAGCGCGTCAGACACCCCGGCGGTTATCAGGCTCGCGTTCGCGGCTTCGGCTTGCGCATAGGCGGCTCCCGCGGCCGCCAGCGCGCGAGTGAATTCGGTGTGGAAAGCCGACGCCTGGGCGATGGCCGCCTGGTACTCCTGGCCGTAGGCGCTGAAGACCTTCGCGATCGCTGCCGATACCTCGTCCTGTGCCGCCGCCAGCAGGCCCGAGGTTGGGGCCGCGGCCGCCGAATTGGCCACCTGGAGCGTCGCGGCGATTCCGTCTACATCGGTGGCCGCCGACGCTAATAGGTCGGGCGCTGTGAGAACGTACGACATCTCCCCGTCCTTCCCCGCAATCCGGGCCCAGGCCCGGTCGATCAGGACCAACCCGGAACCGCGGGTATTAGGTATCAATCAGAGGGTAAAACGGTGTCGCCGTTAATTCCGGCGTTTGGGCAACCTCTTAGGGCTGGCCGGCCGGCTTCAGGTGCTTGTCGAGAAAGGCGAGTTGATCGGCCACTACGTGTTCGAAGGCGTCGCCGAGATAGATGGCGAAGTGCCCCTCTGGATAACGGATGACCTCACCGCGAGGAGCCCGGGCGGCGTAGCGCAGGGTGGGACCGGCGGGCGCGACGGAATCGGTTTCGCACACGCAGAACAGGATTGGGCAGGCGATCTTGCGCGCGCTGCGTCCCGGACGGTAGCCAAGCACCTTGATCCCGATCCGGGCCGCGACCTCATTGGGCACCTGGGCGCCCTGCGGCATCAGGCCCAGGTAGCCCGGGTAGGCGTCCGGAGCGGTCATCAGGGCAACCTCGCCCGGTTTGCCCGCGGTGGGAATCATCACCGGCGGCCTGCCCAACCGGGATCCGATGAGGTCGCGCATCGACCGCGCCGTGACACGGATGGCCGTGGTCGGCGCGATCGCGAGCACCGAGGCGATGCCATCGGTGAACGGGCACTGCGCCACCACCGCGGCGATGCCCGGTAGCCGGGCCGCCGTCGCGATCACATGCCCGCCGCCGAAAGAGGTGCCCCACAGGCCGATCCGGGCGTGGTCGACCCCGTCGCAGGTGCGCGCGTAGGCCACCGCCGCCGCCCAGTCCTGCAGCTGCATTCTGATGTCGAGTAGCTGGCGGGGCTGGCCCTCGCTGTCGCCGAAGTTGCGGTAGTCGAACACCAGGCAGGCGTAGCCGGCCGCGCTGAACCGTTGCGCGTAGGCGTCCAGGCGCATGGTGCGAACCGCGCCCAGACCATGCGCCATGACCAGCATGGGCACCGGGCGCGCGGGGTCGGCGCCGGCGGGCCGGTAGAGCCACGCGCTGATCATCTCCTCGCCGCAGGGGAACCGCACGTCCTGGCGCTGTGTCATCGGGGCTCTCCTTTGCGGCAGGGGCCGACGGCGTCCGTCACCTCAAAGAATTATGGACTACTGTCTAGAAAAGTTGCAGCGTTGCGGCGGGATGGAGGACACCCCATGGCGATCCGGGTTGCTCACGTCGGAACCGGAAACGTCGGGCGGCTGGCCCTGAGCGAGCTGGTGACCAACCCGGCGTTCGAGCTGACCGCGGTGTGTGTATCCACGCCCGAGAAGGTGGGCCGTGACGCCGGCGACCTCGCCGGGGTGGGTATCGAGACCGGGATCGCGGCGATCAACGACCTGGATGCGGTGCTGGCCACCGCGCCCGAGTGCGTCGTCTACTGCGCGATGGGAGACACCCGGCTGCCCGACGCAATGGCGGACGTGATGCGCATCCTGGCGGCCGGCAGCAATGTCGTAGGCTCTTCGCCCGGCTTGCTGCAATACCCCTGGGGCGTTATCCCCGACAAATACATTGCTCGGGTGCAACGCGTTGCCGAGCAGGGGAACTCGAGCATCTTCATCACCGGTGTCGACCCGGGGTTCATCAACGACCTCCTGCCGTTTGCCCTGGCCGGAACCTGTCAGCGCATCGAGCAGGTGCGCTGCATGGAGATCCACGACTATGCCTCCTATGACGGCGCAGAGGTCATGCACTACATGGGGTTCGGCAGATCCCTGGACGAGGTGCCCATGCTGCTGCAGCCGGGCGTGCTCGGCATTGCCTGGGGGACGGCGATCCGTCAGTTGGCGGCCGGCCTGGGTATCGAGGTTGACGAAATCACCGAGTCGTATCAGCGTGAACCGGCGCCGGAAGATTTTGAGATCGCGGTGGGGCCGGTGGCCAAGGGCACCCAAGCCGTGCTGCAATTCGAGATCCGGGGCATGGTCGACGGGCAGGCCGCCATCGTCATCGAGCACATCACCCGGCTGCGGCCCGACCTACGACCCGATTGGCCCCAACCCGCCTCCGGTGGAGGGTCCTATCGCATCGAAATCACCGGCGAGCCGTCCTATGCCGTGGACATCGTTCCGAGCAGCCGCAACGGCGATCACAACCACGCCGCCATCGTCGGCGCCGCGGGCCGCATCGTCAACGCGATCCCGGCGGTCCTCACGGCGACACCGGGCATCAGGACGACACTGGACTTGCCCCTAATCACGGGTAAAGGGCTGTACACGCCCATGGTCTCCAACTAACCGAAAGGATCACGACGGCATGGGACGGGTAGACGGAAAGGTTGCACTCATCAGCGGCGGCGCCCGGGGCATGGGCGCTTCACATGCGCGACTGCTGGTGCAAGAAGGCGCCAAGGTGGTGATCGGCGACATCCTCGACGAGGAGGGCAAGGCGCTGGCCGAGGAGATCGGGGACGCGGTGCGCTATGTGCACCTCGATGTCACCCAGCCCGACCAGTGGGAGGCCGCGGTCGCGACGGCCGTCGACGAGTTCGGCAAGCTCGACGTGCTGGTCAACAACGCCGGGATCGTCGCGCTCGGGCAACTCAAGAAGTTCGATCTCGGCAAGTGGCAGAAGGTGATTGACGTCAACTTGACCGGGACGTTCCTAGGCATGCGGGCGGCGGTCGAGCCCATGACCGCTGCCGGTTCAGGCTCGATCATCAATGTGTCGTCGATCGAGGGCCTGCGCGGCGCTCCGGCGGTACACCCCTATGTCGCGTCCAAGTGGGCGGTGCGCGGCTTGACCAAGTCGGCGGCCTTGGAGTTGGCGCCGCTGAACATCCGGGTGAACTCGATTCACCCCGGCTTCATTCGGACGCCGATGACGGCCAACCTGCCCGACGACATGGTCACCATTCCGCTGGGGCGACCGGCGGACTCCCGTGAGGTGTCGACCTTCGTCGTGTTCCTGGCCAGTGACGATGCGTCCTACGCGACCGGTAGCGAATTTGTGATGGATGGGGGCCTGGTCACCGACGTGCCGCACAAGCAGTTTTAGCACTTGCTATAACCACGAGCATGCTGCGCAGTCTCGCGAATGTGGTTGGTTCCAGTCATGTCCTCACCGATCCGGACATATTGGCCGGCCGCAGCGTCGACCACACCGGCCGCTATCGGGGCCGGGCCAGCGCGCTGGTGCGCCCGGCTTCGGCCGATCAGGTGGCCGAGGTGCTGCGGGTGTGCCGGGATGCCGGGGCGCACGTCACCGTGCAGGGCGGCCGCACCTCGCTGGTCGCCGGGACCGTGCCCGAACACGACGACGTGCTGTTGTCCACCGAACGGATTTGCGACGTCGCCGATGTCGACACCCTCGAGCGCCGAGTCGCGGTGGGCGCGGGGGCGACTCTGGCGGCGGTGCAGCGCGCCGCGACCGCGGCCGGACTGGTGTTCGGTGTGGATCTGTCGGCGCGGGAGTCCGCGACCGTCGGCGGGATGGCATCCACCAACGCCGGCGGGCTGCGGACGGTCCGCTACGGCAACATGGGCGAGCAGGTCGTCGGCCTGGACGTGGCATTGCCCGACGGTTCGGTGTTACGCCGGCACAGCCTGGTGCGCAGCGACAACACCGGCTATGACCTGCCAGCGCTATTCGTGGGAGCCGAGGGAACTCTCGGTGTCATCACCGCGCTGGACCTGCGGCTGCACCCCACCCCGTCGCATCGGCTGACCGCGGTCTGCGGCTTCGCCGACCTCGAGGCACTCGTCGATGCCGGCCGGGTGTTTCGTGATGTCGGCGGGATTGCGGCACTGGAACTGATCGACGGCCGGGCCGCGGCGCTGACCCGCGAGCATCTCGGGGTGCCGGCTCCGGTGCCGGGGGACTGGCTGCTATTGGTGGAACTGGCCGCCGACCACGACCAAACCGAGCGGCTGGCCGATCTGCTCGACGGCGTACGGTTGTGCGGTGATCCGGCGGTGGGCGTGGATGTTGCTGCGCAGCAACGGTTGTGGCGCATCCGGGAATCCTTGGCCGAGGTGTTGGGTGTATATGGTCCGCCGCTGAAGTTCGACGTTTCGCTGCCCCTGGCGGCGATCAGCGAATTTGCCGCCGCAGCGGCGACGTTGGTCGCGGCGCACGTGCCCGAGGCGATTCCGCTGCTGTTCGGCCACATCGGCGAGGGCAACCTGCATTTGAATGTGCTGCGCTGCCCGGTGCCGCGCGAGCCGGCGCTGTACCAGGAGATGATGTCGCTCATCGCGCAGTGCGGCGGCAATGTCAGCTCGGAGCACGGAATCGGCAGCCGCAAGCGACCGTATCTGCAGATGTCCCGCGAGGACACCGACATCGCGGTGATGCGGGCCGTCAAGGCGGCGCTGGACCCGACCGGTTACCTCAACCCCGCGGTGCTGTTCGATTGATCCCGTTCAGCCGCCCTTGAGGCCGACGGCATGGCGCAGCTGGGCGAGGAACTGGTCGGCGTCA is from Mycobacterium marinum and encodes:
- a CDS encoding glucose 1-dehydrogenase — encoded protein: MGRVDGKVALISGGARGMGASHARLLVQEGAKVVIGDILDEEGKALAEEIGDAVRYVHLDVTQPDQWEAAVATAVDEFGKLDVLVNNAGIVALGQLKKFDLGKWQKVIDVNLTGTFLGMRAAVEPMTAAGSGSIINVSSIEGLRGAPAVHPYVASKWAVRGLTKSAALELAPLNIRVNSIHPGFIRTPMTANLPDDMVTIPLGRPADSREVSTFVVFLASDDASYATGSEFVMDGGLVTDVPHKQF
- a CDS encoding PE family protein translates to MSYVITAPEMLTTAATDLDGIGSAIKAASAAIAGPTTGVAAAAADEVSGAIAKLFGMFGQEYQSVVAQAGAFQTEFTRLLATAGDSYAITEASNALGALNTQAQTLLGGAFGTAAGTSETAPLAAGTHVAFVMGGTAIPWPDATYVTAVQDLFIDPHFPGFSTQVLFTPEQLWPFTSNLGSLTFGQSVAQGVAILRDALSAQLSDPANTAVVFGYSQSATIATNQIRAFMSQLNPPGPSQLSFVLTGNPNNPDGGVLERFNGLYLPIVDVLFNGATPPDSPYPTAIYTAQYDGIANFPRYPLNVVSDVNAIMGFLYDEHYYAGLTSDPNAIDSGPTVANAVQLPTSPGYTGNTEYYMVLAQHLPLTDPLRQIPYVGTPIADLIQPSLRVIVDLGYSDYGPGQNYADIPTPASLFSLPNPLAVSYYLGKGAVQGVQAFMVDEGWLPQSYLPDTYPYVASLSPGLNVYLGQPSVTGLSLLTGALGTAARDLGWIPSWD
- a CDS encoding PE family protein → MSYVLTAPDLLASAATDVDGIAATLQVANSAAAAPTSGLLAAAQDEVSAAIAKVFSAYGQEYQAAIAQASAFHTEFTRALAAAGAAYAQAEAANASLITAGVSDALTAITTPIQSLLGPAAIGTGGAGSAGALTAVSSTLMADPVVALIMGGTSVPLPGPGYVSDINNNYIQPLFSGAIPQALFTPEQFWPVTPGLGNLTFNQSVAQGVTLLNDAINTQLALGNKVVAFGYSQSATIVNNEILALMAMGTGAPDPGDLSFIMVGAPNNPDGGLLARFPGFYIPFLDVSFNGATPAANPYPTSIFTAQYDGIAHAPQYPLNILSDINAIMGYFYVHGNYPDLMSGQAIQLPTSPGYTGNTDYYMYLTQDLPLVQPIRDIPYAGPPLADLIQPQLRVLVDLGYSDYGPGLSYADVPTPAGLLSVPNPFAVSYYLLKGSLQAPYGAAVEIGVEAGLLGPESFPDTYPWVPSLNPGLNFYLGQPSVTLLSLLSGGLGDIFHLIPPPVFP
- a CDS encoding FAD-binding oxidoreductase, which translates into the protein MLRSLANVVGSSHVLTDPDILAGRSVDHTGRYRGRASALVRPASADQVAEVLRVCRDAGAHVTVQGGRTSLVAGTVPEHDDVLLSTERICDVADVDTLERRVAVGAGATLAAVQRAATAAGLVFGVDLSARESATVGGMASTNAGGLRTVRYGNMGEQVVGLDVALPDGSVLRRHSLVRSDNTGYDLPALFVGAEGTLGVITALDLRLHPTPSHRLTAVCGFADLEALVDAGRVFRDVGGIAALELIDGRAAALTREHLGVPAPVPGDWLLLVELAADHDQTERLADLLDGVRLCGDPAVGVDVAAQQRLWRIRESLAEVLGVYGPPLKFDVSLPLAAISEFAAAAATLVAAHVPEAIPLLFGHIGEGNLHLNVLRCPVPREPALYQEMMSLIAQCGGNVSSEHGIGSRKRPYLQMSREDTDIAVMRAVKAALDPTGYLNPAVLFD
- a CDS encoding alpha/beta hydrolase, which translates into the protein MTQRQDVRFPCGEEMISAWLYRPAGADPARPVPMLVMAHGLGAVRTMRLDAYAQRFSAAGYACLVFDYRNFGDSEGQPRQLLDIRMQLQDWAAAVAYARTCDGVDHARIGLWGTSFGGGHVIATAARLPGIAAVVAQCPFTDGIASVLAIAPTTAIRVTARSMRDLIGSRLGRPPVMIPTAGKPGEVALMTAPDAYPGYLGLMPQGAQVPNEVAARIGIKVLGYRPGRSARKIACPILFCVCETDSVAPAGPTLRYAARAPRGEVIRYPEGHFAIYLGDAFEHVVADQLAFLDKHLKPAGQP
- a CDS encoding PE-PPE domain-containing protein produces the protein MSYVRTIPEFLSTAAADIGGIGSALTDASSAAAGPTTNLLAAAADEVSTVVSKLFGGYGLSAQAVLTQASAFHDEFTELLANAGGIYAQAEVDNAEALTNAVGEFSEPFIQLWDPAYTYIGSNIATGPNPQPNEPSLTPEFALIMGGTFDPQPFPLYVTTINNAFIQPFFPGATSVGLSYPAQFWPLTSGLTLNQSVAEGVIDLNNALSVQINGGQHVINFGFSQSAVVATQEMQRLMALPVGMRPDPSDLSFVLAGNPATPNGGIFTRFPGMHIPFVDLTFTSPTPPDTPYPTTIYATQYDPTSDFPRYPLNILSDLNTLMSLGQHELYPNLDVSNAVQLPTSPDYTGNTTYYMFMTKNLPLLEPVRAIPFIGNPIADFIQPDLRVLVDLGYSDWGSGQDYANVPTPATLFPIPNPFVIGTDLVIGAVHGSTALAVDLGLLPASALPNAYPYLPSLDTDLNFFLGQPGVTDISLVTNAIGPVLQRLPAINPG